In Brassica napus cultivar Da-Ae chromosome C2, Da-Ae, whole genome shotgun sequence, the sequence GCAAGAacagattagggttcgtcgggtttggattagggttccaaagcaaatcggcGCACACTGTATGGGTGCGTGAGGTCgcgtcggtggtcagatcgacaaaCGGTTTGCATTGACTGATTCGTCTTGGCAAGAACTttgatttgatatcttgatcgttttctgggtccTCATGGTTTGGGAGAACGACCTCTTTGAAATTCCGAGGTAGATTCTTTTTGTTTAGGGCTTTAGGGGtttggttttaggctcagggtgttagaggctataacgtgttgtaaaacgAAGGTTTTAGgtctgaatatttctgtgttttattaatgaataagagaACCCTTTATATAAGAGTTACgtgagagataaatggaaatacataaatggaaagattacaaattataaacatagatgaaataggaaaactagaaGAATGGAAAGTCTCTAGCCGACTTTCCCTCTCTCTCCATGCCGCAGCCGTCTTTCTCTCTAGAGTTtgagccggttatggacatacaccaattgatttataacagaaataagttatttaaaaaaagactAGTAATTTGGTGCAGTGTAGAAAGGGTCTCAGCAGTTTAGGCCTgtccaatatggtaaaaccgaaccgtaccgaaccgaaccgaaatagacaatatggtatggttttggtatataccatataaaccgaatggatatgattttataaaaaccgtaggatttggatatggtttggtttataaccgattaaaccgaataaaccgaacaaaaccgatcaaaagtaaaaacatgtaaatatgtacatattttataacgtcacatgaaaaatatatttgttatataagttattcttttgttaataattattaccatatttttatagtaataaagaatcataatttgaaaaatacttaaaatataattaaataacgaTTCATCGTAACtgaggatttttattttcttagtcttcttcttttaatcattttgttttattttatctttgattaaattgaagtgaagattataaatttgataggtaataactagaaaaaattcttcataatttttttcttatttataaacgaACAGAGTTTCACTCGACAAAGcatgactttgatgaacactgaatatggaagagtggaaacattttctttcatacttcttttttgttttctatttttattttcaaaatttcgagctttgattttaattctagatttgattatttcatttgAAGGTAtaagcgtttttattttttttgttcttttatttgaaaatataatatatttttaataaatgactgcgatgataatatgactctaaaatttatataatatgatcccaaactaaataattatgttttggtataaagccgaataaaccgaaaacctgcggtatataaaccgaaccgaagtaaatatggatttagaatggtagttatattttactaaccaaaataccgaaaaaccgaaccgatatccggattgaacacccctacaGCAGTTAACGACTTAACGTAGATTTTAATTGGTGACTGAGAAGTCTTTACAAAGAAAGATTGTTAAATATTTCAGTCTAGTCCCTGGCAAACTAACTATTGGTTTACTGAACCGGTAAAATAACcggttaattatttaaaaccgaaccgttTCCTTTTAACggaaacaaacagaaaataacTACCGAGTTACAGAGTGCCAAATACTTTAGGCACAGACTTCTTCGTCACCATTGGTCAACTGAAAAGTCTTTACAAAGAAAGATtgtgaaataatattttaacagtTGAAGTTGATAGATTAGTGATTTGGTGCAATGTAGAAAGAGTCTCCGCAGTTAATGTGAGACTGCATCAGAAGATTCCATCTATCAAAAATTATCCTCCCACCACGCCCAATCCTCCCCTTAAACCGACTTGGAGGTTGACCAGTGGATGAATCAGGTGCTGGAGGAACGATCCCTGCAGCAGCCAGTTTCTCAGGAACCAGCGGTTTTGTGAACAGCATCACCGCTTCATTAGGATCCTAAAGGCAAAAACCAGTACAGTTGCTTGCTTTAGTGATCAAATTATAGCAAATAGACAGATAGGTGGTGTTGTAAAGGGAAGGTTTTTAACCAGTTTGTGAAGCCAATTGTGATGGGAGGAGTGTCGTCTTCTAACTTCTTGTTTTATGCCTCTGGGTTGAGATCCATTTGTGAAACGAGAGTTAGGGATAATGGGAGGTCTTGTGCGTACATGTGTGCTAGTGTAGTCATCTGAGTCCATCAACTCTTCGTCGCTTGAGCCATATTTGTAAGATGTTGTAGCTGGTTGAAATCCATGCTGAGCAAAGCTATCTTCTAACAGCTCTGTTTCATGCTGCAATCTCAAACTCAAATATCTGACAAAGCATCAATAAACAGACAGAGACAAGGGGTTAAGGAGTAGTAGTAAGTAAGTACCCTGTACTGGAGTTGCATCCTCTGGAGGCTAACCTCGCCATCCATGACATCcctcttcttttcttctctctatAGAATTAATAACATCGAATTGACAACTTTTGAGGATGCCACCCTTTTGTTAAGATATGAAATGAAAGTTACATACAAGTCATATGAGACTTAAAATTGTCATAGAGAACACCTTAATGAGGGCCTCCAGAATGGTCTTCGCTTGGTCAAGATTGCGTCTAACCTGTAACAATATAATCCCAGAAGTTAACGCTAAGTGCTCAGGTTTCAGGAAATTAAGACTGGTTCTCGAGCAAGAAAGCCTCTGGTTACCTGTCGAAGCTTTTCAAATGACTGCACATTGTTTTCTCTCCTCTGCATCTATAAGTAGAAGTAAATACCTTATCAGTGTTTTTCTTTCTCTAGTTATgtctaaataattaaaagtatgCCTACCCTTCTTGTGTGGAGTCTGTGAGCTTTCTCTCTTGGCCTAAACACATTGTAGGGATTCGTGTCATTCACCGGTGGAGGAGGCTATTCGACACAAAGAAGCAAAACTTTAAAACCATTCTAACATGGGACTTGATTGTTTCAACCCTATAAAATGGTACAAACCTGTAAACGCCGCAAGACAGGCTTCTGCCATCTTTTGCGCTAAgttcacattaaaaaaaaaaagagaatgaaaacATTTGCATTAGTCTTGTAGCCAAACGTGCTATGGATGTTTAACTGGTTTGTGATCTGAAAAGTAACAGTACTCCAATCACAAGGATTATGCATATAATTCAGGAATCCAGAGATTTGTAAAACAAGGTTCAGATCTCACACTgtcaaaattgatttttaaagtTATCATGAACCTATGCAACACAGCATCTGTATCAAGAAAACTCATAATAACCAAAGGATGCCAGATAAGGCTCAAACCTTGTCTTTCCAGTAGTTGAAGATATCCTGAAAGACTCCATAATTAATTGACAGTGATTGCAGGGCCTGTGATAAGAAGACAACAACGCTTCTGTATGAAAGTAGGTTCCAAGAACAGAAGATATGATAAGACAATGAAACAAAATAGAAGTAAAGGTATATATACCTCAATAGCAGCATCAAGCTGCAAAAGCACATGAACCGGAGAACCAAGGGTAGGTGTGATAACACCAGCTCTTTCCCTCGTTTTGTGATCCAACACCTCTAGCTTAAAAATAATGCTCTCAAGCCTGTATATAGAAGAACATGATACAGTCAGTTTTGAGTATATAAAGCCAAGTGATCCATCCAAGATGACAAGAGTATACACTACAGAACACGATAGTCAGATGGGTTACTTTACATTTCAGGTGAGAGCTCCTTGTTATccttataaaaatcataaagcCAGTCATCATCCTCGTTGTCAAGATCATACTCCACGAATTCTCCAAGCTCAGACCGAGCTGCAAAAATATAAACACAGACTTAAAGCACCTTCATCGCAAGAATAGAAAATTCAAAGCAGAGGTTAATGGGTACCTCCTCTTGCACGTAGATAAGAAGCAGGTTGACCAAAAGTGGCTAAATAATCCCTTTCATATGTATCCACAACAACAAACTGAGGTGTGGGTATCTCTGAAGCCAGTTTCTTGCTTGGCACTGGATGTTGCACCTGGGCTAACACAACCTTTTACCATTACTAACAAATGATTGAGAAAAACGATTTTGGAGGAGAAGTTTCAGAAACAGACCTCATTCTCAACAtctacagaagaagaagaagctatacGCAGGAGCTGAGAGTTTCTAGTGGTGGAAGTCGGAGTGTCGTCGTCTTCAAAGTCTTTAAACGATTTCAAAATGGGAAGCTTCTTGTGAATGTCTAGTGGCCGTGGCCGGAAAGAAAGCCTACTCATTTCACCTTCTTCCTCCCCACGGTTCTACTTacagagagatagagatagcTCTATAGATGTAGAGGAAGACTACAAAGGAGTCTCCTTTACACGAAGAGACAAAGGATTGAAGCAATTGGGCgaggattttagggtttagggtttttgaaTTGAATCGGGAAGGGACGAGAAAGGGATCAAATTTTCGAATCTCTTGCTCGTCGTTGTATAATCCCAATTTCTAGGGTTTTACTGCCGGGGAAAATTGCGGCGGTGCTAGAAAAGGAAACTCGTACCCAGAAGGTCAACAATCGAAGAAGAGAGGAAAGcataaggaaataaaaaaaaaaaagataaaatatgaaGGTTCGGTAACATATAAGGAGGGAAAACTTACGGGTTCGATTTCTCGGCTTTTATTTTCGCCCAAAACAtctcctatatatattaaaagagaaccattacaacatatttttgtagccacatgtcatcaccacaccaattcttagaatccttagaaaaatatgttggtccatataaatatataataagctttttattaaactaaccataaattaatcataaatgtttttcattgtttccttaaataaaaatcacggaattgcctaatgtggctaaagtatatatgacaattaatgattttgaataataaagatttgatataaaatagtctattctctatcattttttaaaattttaacttattaaaataaattaaacaaccacataaactatataataaaaaattaaattttttcctatattttgaatttttaaaaacgaatataaacgactaaagttgttaaaatctcacattgaaatttttgtgatccatggtttaaaatttatgttatagcaagatacaaatgattacgaaattacataagtatgaaatctcatttaataaataatatatatatatgtatattaatcttttttttgaaaataaattatataccatataaaatacatcagtattttaatttcgaatttgctttgaatttttttgataaacattttgaaaaattattaacaacttaatatttagattttaaactttgcattgaatgtttttacaattataaattattaaaactattaaacatcccacaattttttattgttatcattgatttaaaaattttgttataaggaaatacaaatgatcaaaaataatatgaatataaaatattttttaacagatgtcaatataaaaaatgtattatatatctatgttaatatcatttaaacttaattttataccatataaaatagaaaaaagtgtttgtctggattaataaaatttatttaagtatttgtaccaatttaattatatacgtaatagttactaaatttttaattattcaatatatatttattatttcataatatgtaaaaaatatataatacttaaaaataatatatatatataatattcatcccgcgcaaggcgcggatcttaagcTAGTATTTAATTATAAGGGAAATTATTTCTTACGAACAAAAAATTACActtattttcttgtttcttaaaacaaaaaaatttatatgcatcgctattagttaaaaataaattttcagtttaaaaataaataaatttattacatTACTATCagtttaaataattaatcatataataatgtatttataattaaattttaatttagatttaatgtgtaaaaatataaaatctattatttGAAAACTGAAAGAATATTAACGTCGTacatttcttttcttctgaGTTTATTTTCATCAAATGAACGGCAATTAATTGTACACAATTTCTTGGGGCCATTTTCATCGTAAGAAACGCACagattctttaatttttttttttacttgaataAGTTTTGGTTTCTTGTCAATTACTCAAAGAA encodes:
- the LOC106381455 gene encoding uncharacterized protein LOC106381455 isoform X3, with translation MSRLSFRPRPLDIHKKLPILKSFKDFEDDDTPTSTTRNSQLLRIASSSSVDVENEVQHPVPSKKLASEIPTPQFVVVDTYERDYLATFGQPASYLRARGARSELGEFVEYDLDNEDDDWLYDFYKDNKELSPEMLESIIFKLEVLDHKTRERAGVITPTLGSPVHVLLQLDAAIEALQSLSINYGVFQDIFNYWKDKRKRWQKPVLRRLQPPPPVNDTNPYNVFRPREKAHRLHTRRMQRRENNVQSFEKLRQVRRNLDQAKTILEALIKREEKKRDVMDGEVSLQRMQLQYRHETELLEDSFAQHGFQPATTSYKYGSSDEELMDSDDYTSTHVRTRPPIIPNSRFTNGSQPRGIKQEVRRRHSSHHNWLHKLDPNEAVMLFTKPLVPEKLAAAGIVPPAPDSSTGQPPSRFKGRIGRGGRIIFDRWNLLMQSHINCGDSFYIAPNH
- the LOC106381455 gene encoding uncharacterized protein LOC106381455 isoform X1 produces the protein MSRLSFRPRPLDIHKKLPILKSFKDFEDDDTPTSTTRNSQLLRIASSSSVDVENEVVLAQVQHPVPSKKLASEIPTPQFVVVDTYERDYLATFGQPASYLRARGARSELGEFVEYDLDNEDDDWLYDFYKDNKELSPEMLESIIFKLEVLDHKTRERAGVITPTLGSPVHVLLQLDAAIEALQSLSINYGVFQDIFNYWKDKRKRWQKPVLRRLQPPPPVNDTNPYNVFRPREKAHRLHTRRMQRRENNVQSFEKLRQVRRNLDQAKTILEALIKREEKKRDVMDGEVSLQRMQLQYRHETELLEDSFAQHGFQPATTSYKYGSSDEELMDSDDYTSTHVRTRPPIIPNSRFTNGSQPRGIKQEVRRRHSSHHNWLHKLDPNEAVMLFTKPLVPEKLAAAGIVPPAPDSSTGQPPSRFKGRIGRGGRIIFDRWNLLMQSHINCGDSFYIAPNH
- the LOC106381455 gene encoding uncharacterized protein LOC106381455 isoform X2 → MSRLSFRPRPLDIHKKLPILKSFKDFEDDDTPTSTTRNSQLLRIASSSSVDVENEVVLAQVQHPVPSKKLASEIPTPQFVVVDTYERDYLATFGQPASYLRARGARSELGEFVEYDLDNEDDDWLYDFYKDNKELSPEMLESIIFKLEVLDHKTRERAGVITPTLGSPVHVLLQLDAAIEALQSLSINYGVFQDIFNYWKDKRKRWQKPVLRRLQPPPPVNDTNPYNVFRPREKAHRLHTRRRRENNVQSFEKLRQVRRNLDQAKTILEALIKREEKKRDVMDGEVSLQRMQLQYRHETELLEDSFAQHGFQPATTSYKYGSSDEELMDSDDYTSTHVRTRPPIIPNSRFTNGSQPRGIKQEVRRRHSSHHNWLHKLDPNEAVMLFTKPLVPEKLAAAGIVPPAPDSSTGQPPSRFKGRIGRGGRIIFDRWNLLMQSHINCGDSFYIAPNH